The following proteins are encoded in a genomic region of Thunnus maccoyii chromosome 8, fThuMac1.1, whole genome shotgun sequence:
- the LOC121901452 gene encoding LOW QUALITY PROTEIN: uncharacterized protein K02A2.6-like (The sequence of the model RefSeq protein was modified relative to this genomic sequence to represent the inferred CDS: substituted 2 bases at 2 genomic stop codons) → SVEEGCILGGSSMIIPPXGRQTMIELLRVAHLGISRMKTLARSYVWWPNMDAGLESTVHRCHSCQSNQAIPATAPLHPWEWPYQPWMRLHLDFCGPVLRKMFLIVIDAYSKWIEVHPMXFITSSITVEKLGGIFATHGIPAVIVSDNGPSLVSAEFKHFLTKNGIKHVMTAPNHLSSNGYAEWAVHVFKRGIKKIEESSEETKLSRFLFKYQSTPQTTTRAMPAELLMNWRIRTQLDLLHPSLAGKVGLNPAKQKHHDKHALDQMFTDSDSVYVRGFLGQKWIPAALIERTGPVSWKVKTQGGKLVR, encoded by the coding sequence AGTGTGGAGGAGGGGTGCATCCTGGGGGGAAGTAGCATGATAATACCACCATAAGGAAGACAGACTATGATTGAGTTGCTTCGAGTGGCCCATCTGGGGATCTCAAGAATGAAAACACTGGCCCGTAGCTATGTGTGGTGGCCAAACATGGATGCAGGTTTAGAGTCAACGGTGCACAGATGTCATTCATGTCAGTCCAACCAAGCCATCCCAGCAACAGCACCACTTCATCCATGGGAATGGCCATACCAACCATGGATGAGGCTGCATCTGGATTTTTGTGGGCCAGTATTAAGGAAGATGTTTCTAATTGTCATTGATGCCTATTCAAAGTGGATTGAGGTTCACCCAATGTAGTTTATAACTTCATCCATAACAGTGGAAAAATTGGGGGGCATCTTCGCCACACATGGAATCCCAGCTGTCATTGTTAGTGATAATGGACCTAGCCTGGTCAGTGCGGAGTTCAAACACTTCCTGACAAAGAATGGCATAAAGCATGTAATGACAGCACCAAACCACCTGTCCTCAAATGGCTATGCTGAGTGGGCAGTGCATGTGTTCAAACGGGGAATCAAGAAGATAGAGGAGAGTAGTGAGGAGACAAAGCTATCCAGGTTCCTTTTCAAGTACCAATCAACCCCTCAGACCACGACCAGAGCCATGCCTGCTGAGCTGCTCATGAACTGGAGGATCAGGACCCAGCTGGATCTGTTGCATCCTTCACTAGCTGGCAAGGTTGGACTGAACCCGGCCAAACAAAAGCATCATGATAAGCATGCCCTGGACCAGATGTTCACAGACTCCGACTCAGTCTATGTGAGAGGGTTCTTGGGCCAGAAGTGGATTCCTGCAGCACTCATTGAGAGGACAGGTCCAGTATCTTGGAAAGTCAAAACACAGGGTGGCAAGCTGGTGAGATGA